The following proteins are co-located in the Colletotrichum lupini chromosome 4, complete sequence genome:
- a CDS encoding SKIP/SNW domain-containing protein has translation MASIAASLASALPKPKYTGEDEEAPSRALQRGPRIVGAGQLDETQIVLKRSGPPPYQQRAGWRPRGPEDFGDGGAFPEIPIAQYPLDMGKKGATTSNALAIQVDGEGKLDYGAIARQGHAENRIVHTSFKDLIPLRQRADAGEIDLSRPSQEEVEATAEKTKNALAALVSGAVAAQKPKTLSVGKRNDPTFVRYTPANQMGDNSTKQDRIMKIVERQRDPMEPPKFKHKKIPRGPPSPPPPVLRSPPRKLTAKDQEDWRIPPPVSNWKNPKGFTVPLDKRLAADGRGLQDVAINDKFAQFSEALYVADRHAREEVRQRAAMQQRLAEKEKAQKEENLRMLAQKAREERAGGGRRDSRSRSRSRSYSGSDSEDSDGSEDSEIREREKARKERMREEERKLRQSRMGAERRVQVMAREQNRDISEKIALGLAKPTQSKETMYDSRLFNQSSGFDSGFNEDNHYDKPLFAAQEAIGSIYNPRANMDDEDGEAAGDKEMAKIQKTSRFGEALGRGTFKGTEDVEAREGPVQFEKDAGDPFNVDKFLSEVEQNSSSKRGYGLQDDDSRQPKRARVDEDDD, from the exons ATGGCCTCGATCGCAGCATCACTGGCCTCGGCCCTCCCGAAACCCAAGTACACTGGAGAAGATGAGGAAGCTCCCTCACGCGCTCTGCAACGCGGCCCCCGTATCGTTGGTGCCGGCCAGCTGGACGAGACGCAAATCGTGCTGAAGCGATCGGGCCCTCCACCATACCAACAGCGAGCAGGATGGCGACCGCGAGGACCCGAAGATTTTGGCGACGGTGGCGCGTTCCCCGAGATACCGATCGCTCAATACCCGCTCGACATGGGAAAGAAGGGCGCGACGACCAGCAACGCGCTCGCCATCCAGGTCGACGGCGAGGGCAAGCTCGACTACGGGGCCATTGCGCGTCAGGGCCACGCCGAAAACCGAATCGTTCATACCTCGTTCAAGGATCTCATTCCTCTTCGCCAGCGCGCCGACGCGGGCGAAATCGACCTGAGCCGACCCAGTCAAGAGGAGGTGGAAGCGACGGCGGAAAAGACGAAGAATGCATTGGCAGCACTGGTCAGCGGTGCCGTGGCCGCCCAGAAGCCAAAGACGCTCAGTGTCGGAAAGAGAAACGATCCGACATTTGTGCGATACACGCCGGCAAATCAGATGGGCGACAACTCGACCAAGCAGGACCGCATTATGAAGATTGTAGAGCGGCAAAGGGACCCGATGGAGCCTCCTAAGTTCAAGCACAAGAAGATCCCCCGTGGACCGCCAAGCCCGCCACCTCCTGTCCTGAGATCGCCGCCACGGAAGCTGACGGCAAAGGACCAGGAGGATTGGCGCATTCCCCCGCCGGTCTCCAACTGGAAGAACCCGAAGGGTTTCACCGTCCCCTTGGACAAGAGATTAGCGGCCGATGGACGCGGACTCCAGGACGTGGCGATCAACGACAAGTTTGCTCAATTTTCCGAAGCGCTGTACGTCGCAGACAGGCACGCCCGCGAGGAAGTAAGACAGCGTGCAGCCATGCAACAGCGTCTGgcagagaaggagaaggcgcAAAAGGAGGAGAACCTCAGAATGCTGGCCCAGAAGGCTCGCGAAGAACGGGCCGGCGGGGGCAGACGGGACTCACGATCACGGTCACGGTCACGCAGCTACAGCGGCTCAGACTCGGAAGACTCAGACGGTTCGGAGGACTCTGAGATCCGGGAGAGAGAAAAGGCACGAAAGGAGCGCATGCGTGAGGAGGAGAGGAAGCTTCGGCAGTCACGTATGGGTGCCGAGAGGAGAGTGCAGGTCATGGCAAGAGAGCAAAACCGCGACATTTCGGAAAAGATTGCTCTTGGTCTTGCCAAACCTACCCAGTCCAAGGAAACCATGTATGACTCGAGACTTTTCAACCAGTCCAGCGGCTTCGACAGCGGCTTCAACGAGGACAACCACTACGACAAGCCGCTTTTCGCCGCTCAAGAGGCTATTGGCAGCATTTATAACCCGCGAGCCAACATGGACGATGAGGACGGCGAGGCAGCAGGTGATAAGGAAATGGCCAAGATCCAAAAGACCAGTCGGTTCGGCGAGGCTTTGGGTAGGGGGACGTTCAAGGGCACAGAAGATGTCGAG GCGAGAGAGGGACCAGTGCAGTTTGAAAAGGATGCCGGGGACCCCTTCAACGTGGACAAGTTCCTGTCCGAGGTGGAGCAAAACTCTTCGTCAAAGAGGGGTTACGGTCTTCAGGACGATGATTCTCGGCAGCCGAAGCGGGCGCGAGTAGACGAGGATGATGATTAA
- a CDS encoding HET domain-containing protein produces the protein MIYGEGSKAFRRLQEEISRETNDLSLFAWKGHPQGSVGSQMSRGIFARSPSEFSSCSTMQRSGTRQDSPGEFTLTNKGVRFETKFPRQQPFAVHYGSDRLVGADKLPTTRNVLPNNFPDLVKDDLDWGSSQEEAFEKALLSICTNPQFQATEVEFVTKKITDGQRGFRMVKDYRATFRVELETHQDHNGIITYHASLSGKI, from the exons ATGATATATGGCGAAGGATCCAAGGCCTTCCGTCGCCTTCAGGAGGAGATATCTCGAGAGACGAACGATCTGTCCCTGTTCGCATGGAAGGGCCATCCCCAGGGTTCTGTGGGATCTCAGATGTCCAGAGGCATCTTTGCGAGGTCCCCAAGCGAGTTTAGCTCCTGTTCAACAATGCAAAGGTCTGGCACGAGACAGGACTCACCAGGCGAGTTCACTCTCACCAACAAAGGTGTTCGATTTGAGACGAAGTT TCCGCGTCAACAGCCCTTCGCCGTACATTACGGTTCTGATCGGTTGGTGGGCGCTGACAAGCTACCAACGACCAGAAACGTCCTCCCGAATAACTTCCCGGACCTTGTCAAAGACGATCTCGACTGGGGGAGTTCGCAAGAAGAGGCATTTGAGAAGGCACTTTTGAGCATTTGCACAAACCCTCAATTTCAGGCTACGGAGGTAGAGTTCGTCACCAAGAAGATAACTGATGGGCAACGTGGCTTTCGCATGGTCAAAGATTACCGCGCCACTTTCAGGGTCGAGTTAGAGACGCACCAAGATCACAACGGCATCATAACCTATCATGCTTCTCTGTCTGGCAAGATCTAA